In Janibacter sp. CX7, a single genomic region encodes these proteins:
- a CDS encoding GntR family transcriptional regulator: MNDVVTIDLVDPTPPFEQVRRQLTLLIETGQLVTGERLPSVRQLAGDLGLATGTVARAYRELESAGLVVTRRGGGTRVADRPSSASAAATSLLEDAAREYLARAKALGAGPDRAMQVVEIVSRRH; this comes from the coding sequence GTGAACGACGTCGTGACGATCGACCTCGTCGACCCGACTCCTCCCTTCGAGCAGGTGCGCCGCCAGCTGACCCTGCTCATCGAGACCGGCCAGCTCGTCACCGGCGAACGCCTGCCGTCCGTGCGCCAGCTCGCCGGTGACCTCGGTCTGGCGACCGGCACCGTCGCGCGCGCCTATCGTGAGCTCGAGTCCGCCGGGCTCGTCGTCACCCGGCGCGGGGGCGGCACACGGGTGGCCGACCGGCCGAGCTCCGCGAGCGCGGCCGCGACGTCGCTGCTCGAGGACGCCGCCCGCGAGTACCTCGCCCGGGCCAAGGCGCTGGGCGCGGGGCCCGACCGCGCCATGCAGGTCGTCGAGATCGTCTCGCGCCGCCACTGA
- a CDS encoding nitrate/nitrite transporter yields MTGPRQLHSIGRRRAYAIWGAALAVYVLAVFHRTSLGVAGLLAADRFGINASQLATFTVLQLAVYAAMQVPVGVALDRFGSRALIISGLVCMTIGQLWFAVADSFAMGLGARALVGAGDAMVFTAVLRLVAVWFLVRQAPVITQITGMIGQMGAVAAAVPLSAALHDLGWTRTYALAASLGVILLLSAFAIIKDSPYERGEVERIKLRALRHSLTEVWRDPGTRLGLSVHFTSQFAPTVFTLLWGYPFLVSGQGLSPTTASTLLTLMTFVALVAGPTIGRWTGRNPYYRSVVALGVVGAIAIVWAVVLALPDRAPLWLLVVLVAVTAVGGPGSMIAFDLARTFHRNDRLGRASGVVNMGGFIASLVTMALIGLVLDRLAPGGPDTYSLDDFRIAMSVQFLLWGFGAAMILRYRRLSLRRVADAGAMEALRRGEALLPGISRDHED; encoded by the coding sequence GTGACCGGTCCCCGACAGTTGCACTCCATCGGCCGACGACGCGCCTACGCCATCTGGGGTGCCGCCCTGGCGGTCTACGTCCTCGCGGTCTTCCACCGCACCTCGCTCGGCGTCGCGGGCCTGCTCGCCGCCGACCGGTTCGGGATCAACGCCAGCCAGCTCGCGACCTTCACCGTCCTCCAGCTCGCGGTCTACGCGGCGATGCAGGTGCCGGTCGGGGTGGCGCTCGACCGCTTCGGCTCGCGCGCCCTGATCATCAGCGGGCTCGTGTGCATGACCATCGGGCAGCTGTGGTTCGCCGTCGCCGACAGCTTCGCCATGGGCCTGGGGGCCCGCGCCCTCGTCGGCGCCGGCGACGCGATGGTCTTCACCGCCGTCCTGCGGCTCGTCGCGGTGTGGTTCCTCGTGCGACAGGCGCCGGTCATCACCCAGATCACCGGCATGATCGGCCAGATGGGCGCCGTCGCCGCGGCGGTGCCGCTGAGCGCCGCCCTGCACGACCTCGGCTGGACCCGCACCTATGCGCTCGCCGCCTCGCTCGGCGTCATCCTCCTGCTCAGCGCCTTCGCGATCATCAAGGACTCGCCCTACGAGCGCGGCGAGGTCGAGCGGATCAAGCTGCGCGCCCTGCGGCACAGCCTCACCGAGGTCTGGCGCGACCCCGGCACCCGGCTCGGGCTGTCGGTGCACTTCACCTCGCAGTTCGCCCCGACGGTCTTCACCCTGCTGTGGGGGTACCCCTTCCTCGTGTCGGGGCAGGGCCTGTCGCCGACGACCGCCTCGACGCTGCTCACCCTGATGACCTTCGTCGCGCTCGTGGCCGGCCCGACGATCGGCCGCTGGACCGGACGCAACCCCTATTACCGCTCGGTCGTCGCCCTCGGTGTCGTCGGCGCCATCGCGATCGTCTGGGCGGTCGTCCTTGCCCTGCCCGACCGTGCGCCGCTGTGGCTGCTCGTCGTGCTCGTCGCCGTCACCGCGGTGGGCGGCCCCGGGTCGATGATCGCCTTCGACCTCGCCCGCACCTTCCACCGCAACGACCGCCTCGGCCGCGCCTCCGGCGTGGTCAACATGGGCGGTTTCATCGCCTCGCTCGTGACGATGGCGCTCATCGGTCTCGTCCTCGACCGGCTGGCGCCCGGCGGCCCCGACACCTACAGCCTCGACGACTTCCGCATCGCGATGAGTGTGCAGTTCCTCCTGTGGGGATTCGGCGCGGCGATGATCCTGCGCTACCGCCGGCTGAGCCTGCGGCGGGTCGCCGACGCCGGCGCGATGGAGGCCCTGCGTCGGGGTGAGGCGCTGCTCCCGGGCATCTCCCGGGACCACGAGGACTGA
- a CDS encoding acyl-CoA dehydrogenase family protein yields the protein MAATRLMPTDIGDDLIELTRAICDKTLRPQVDEVEARAATEEIFPREVFRTLGRAGLLSLPYPEELGGGGQPYEVYLQVVEEIASAWAAVAVGVSVHSLTAYAVHTYGTPEQQQALLPDMLSGETLGAYALSEPLAGSDIGAMTTRATPDGDDWRIRGRKAWISHAGHADYYTTFARTSDDGGRGVSCFVVPADAEGLSFGTPEKKMGLHGDTVREVIFEDVPVSGERQVGELGRGVPMALAGLDAGRLGIAAVATGLGQAALDVAARYAAEREQFGRTIASNQGLAFLLADMEAAVTSARATYLHAARLRDAGRAFGKEAAVAKLVATDAAMRVTTEAIQVLGGAGFTQDFPVERYFREAKVTQIFEGTNQIQRLVISRQLLAGL from the coding sequence ATGGCAGCAACGAGGCTCATGCCCACGGACATCGGTGACGATCTCATCGAGCTCACCCGGGCGATCTGCGACAAGACCCTGCGACCGCAGGTGGACGAGGTCGAGGCGCGCGCGGCGACCGAGGAGATCTTCCCGCGGGAGGTCTTCCGCACCCTCGGGCGGGCGGGGTTGCTCTCGCTGCCCTATCCCGAGGAGCTCGGTGGCGGTGGACAGCCCTACGAGGTCTACCTGCAGGTCGTCGAGGAGATCGCCTCGGCCTGGGCCGCGGTCGCGGTCGGCGTCTCGGTCCACTCGCTGACGGCCTATGCCGTGCACACCTACGGCACTCCGGAGCAGCAGCAGGCCCTGCTGCCCGACATGCTCTCCGGCGAGACCCTCGGCGCCTATGCCCTCTCGGAGCCGCTCGCCGGCTCCGACATCGGCGCGATGACGACGCGCGCGACGCCCGACGGCGACGACTGGCGCATCCGCGGGCGCAAGGCGTGGATCTCGCACGCCGGTCACGCCGACTACTACACGACCTTCGCCCGCACGAGCGACGACGGCGGCCGCGGGGTCAGCTGCTTCGTCGTGCCGGCCGACGCCGAGGGGCTGTCCTTCGGCACCCCCGAGAAGAAGATGGGCCTGCACGGCGACACCGTGCGCGAGGTGATCTTCGAGGACGTGCCGGTGAGCGGTGAGCGCCAGGTCGGCGAGCTCGGGCGCGGGGTGCCGATGGCGCTGGCCGGGCTCGACGCCGGGCGCCTGGGCATCGCCGCGGTGGCGACGGGCCTGGGGCAGGCGGCGCTCGACGTCGCGGCCCGCTATGCGGCAGAGCGCGAGCAGTTCGGCCGGACCATCGCGAGCAACCAGGGCCTGGCCTTCCTCCTCGCCGACATGGAGGCCGCCGTGACGAGCGCCCGGGCGACCTACCTGCACGCGGCGCGGCTGCGCGACGCCGGGCGGGCCTTCGGCAAGGAGGCGGCGGTGGCCAAGCTCGTCGCGACCGACGCGGCGATGCGGGTGACGACCGAGGCGATCCAGGTCCTCGGCGGCGCCGGCTTCACCCAGGACTTCCCCGTCGAGCGCTACTTCCGCGAGGCGAAGGTGACCCAGATCTTCGAGGGGACCAACCAGATCCAGCGGCTGGTCATCTCGCGCCAGCTGCTCGCCGGGCTCTGA
- a CDS encoding LCP family protein, with the protein MRPPFARTGATTTAIALALTACSADETPSPTSSSSTSSAATSSQPTTSPSSTTAPAPRVTGAPASLTAAVAKKYGRSPLRGKASLGTWRGAKVAVVTAGDDATFAVRPKGRQGWKVVGGWWPSLGATRGKADVGGSRHVLVIGSDAREGQDVEHSRADAIQLLGVDGVGGAGLMGFARDLWVPIPGHGEGKLNSSMVFAGPSGQTESVSSVSGIDADGYVVTGFDGFKAIVDDLGGLNFMAPKAMDSHLSGGQVKKGYNHLDGMEALAWSRERKTLPGGDFDRSRNQGLLLASAAIQARLRGPGSLPEALTVIDEHASSNLSAEEMLLFTAAFFRVNPTQVGHAVAKGPTGMQSGQSIVRLDEDSRRAFRDFRDGRLS; encoded by the coding sequence GTGAGACCTCCCTTCGCCCGCACCGGAGCGACGACGACCGCCATCGCGCTGGCCCTGACCGCCTGCTCCGCCGACGAGACCCCGAGCCCCACCTCCTCGTCGTCCACCTCCTCCGCCGCGACGTCCTCGCAGCCGACGACGTCGCCGAGCAGCACCACCGCCCCGGCACCTCGCGTCACCGGCGCCCCGGCCTCGCTGACCGCGGCGGTCGCGAAGAAGTACGGCAGGAGCCCGCTGCGCGGCAAGGCCTCCCTCGGCACCTGGCGCGGCGCGAAGGTCGCGGTCGTCACCGCCGGCGACGACGCGACCTTCGCCGTGCGGCCCAAGGGCCGGCAGGGGTGGAAGGTCGTCGGCGGCTGGTGGCCCAGCCTCGGCGCGACCCGCGGCAAGGCCGACGTCGGGGGCAGCCGTCACGTCCTCGTCATCGGCTCCGACGCCCGCGAGGGTCAGGACGTGGAGCACTCGCGGGCCGACGCGATCCAGCTCCTCGGTGTCGACGGGGTCGGCGGCGCCGGCCTCATGGGCTTCGCCCGCGACCTGTGGGTGCCGATCCCCGGCCACGGCGAGGGCAAGCTCAACTCCTCGATGGTCTTCGCCGGCCCGAGCGGGCAGACGGAGTCGGTGAGCAGCGTGAGCGGCATCGACGCCGACGGCTACGTCGTCACCGGCTTCGACGGCTTCAAGGCGATCGTCGACGACCTCGGCGGGCTGAACTTCATGGCGCCGAAGGCGATGGACTCGCACCTGAGCGGTGGCCAGGTCAAGAAGGGCTACAACCACCTCGACGGCATGGAGGCCCTCGCCTGGTCGCGCGAGCGCAAGACCCTGCCCGGTGGCGACTTCGACCGCTCGCGCAACCAGGGCCTGCTCCTGGCCTCGGCGGCGATCCAGGCGCGCCTGCGCGGGCCGGGTTCGCTGCCCGAGGCGCTGACGGTCATCGACGAGCACGCGAGCAGCAACCTCTCGGCGGAGGAGATGCTCCTTTTCACAGCGGCCTTCTTCCGGGTCAACCCCACGCAGGTGGGGCACGCCGTGGCGAAGGGGCCGACGGGCATGCAGTCGGGCCAGTCGATCGTGCGTCTCGACGAGGACTCCCGGCGGGCCTTCCGCGACTTCCGCGACGGTCGCCTCAGCTGA
- a CDS encoding sulfate/molybdate ABC transporter ATP-binding protein yields the protein MSLQVRARWAQRGLDVDLELPPGRHAVAGPNGAGKSSLLSVVAGLARADESRVVLDGRVLDALPPHRRRVVLLSQAGQLFPHLGVRDNVAFGPRSLGRGRREAREVADHWLDVVGMTPFADRRPSQLSGGQAARVALARALAAEPAALLLDEPLAALDVEATPAMRAVLADVTHERSDLVVVLVTHDVLDVLTVCDGPRDTLTVLGDPVEHGPVRDVLARPRSGFTAGLAGVNLVRARATAGGGAVAHDETGAPVEIATGPHDLTGDCWVSFAPDALSLHRTRPEGSPRNVWRGRVARVETHAGRVRVRLDSPFVMGAEVTPAALTDVPLRPGDPVWVSLKATQVRVHPAHAAQIS from the coding sequence ATGAGTCTGCAGGTGCGCGCCCGGTGGGCGCAGCGCGGGCTCGACGTCGACCTCGAGCTGCCGCCGGGTCGGCATGCCGTCGCCGGGCCCAACGGCGCCGGCAAGTCCTCGCTGCTGTCGGTCGTCGCCGGTCTGGCTCGGGCGGACGAGAGCCGGGTCGTCCTCGACGGCCGGGTGCTCGACGCGCTGCCCCCGCACCGACGCCGGGTCGTGCTGCTCAGCCAGGCCGGGCAGCTCTTCCCCCACCTCGGCGTGCGCGACAACGTCGCCTTCGGCCCGCGCAGCCTCGGCCGCGGCCGCCGCGAGGCCCGGGAGGTCGCCGACCACTGGCTCGACGTCGTCGGCATGACCCCCTTCGCCGACCGTCGCCCGAGCCAGCTCTCCGGCGGACAGGCCGCCCGCGTCGCCCTGGCCCGCGCCCTGGCCGCCGAGCCGGCGGCCCTGCTCCTCGACGAGCCGCTCGCCGCCCTCGACGTCGAGGCGACCCCGGCCATGCGCGCCGTCCTCGCCGATGTCACGCACGAGCGCTCCGACCTCGTCGTCGTGCTCGTCACCCACGACGTGCTCGACGTGCTCACCGTGTGCGACGGACCGCGCGACACGCTCACCGTGCTCGGCGACCCGGTCGAGCACGGCCCGGTGCGCGATGTCCTGGCGCGCCCGCGCAGCGGATTCACCGCCGGGCTCGCCGGGGTCAACCTCGTGCGCGCCCGGGCGACCGCGGGTGGCGGCGCCGTGGCCCACGACGAGACGGGCGCCCCGGTCGAGATCGCGACCGGACCGCACGACCTCACGGGTGACTGCTGGGTGTCCTTCGCCCCCGACGCGCTCTCGCTGCACCGCACCCGGCCCGAGGGGTCGCCCCGCAATGTCTGGCGTGGCCGGGTCGCGCGGGTGGAGACCCACGCCGGCCGCGTGCGGGTCCGGCTGGACTCCCCCTTCGTCATGGGAGCGGAGGTCACGCCCGCCGCCCTGACCGACGTGCCGCTGCGGCCGGGCGACCCGGTGTGGGTCTCGCTCAAGGCGACGCAGGTGCGGGTGCACCCGGCGCACGCCGCGCAGATCAGCTGA
- a CDS encoding ABC transporter permease, producing the protein MRPPGWLWVPAAGAVLVVVVPLLGLLTSVDAGRLWPLLTSDASVDALLLSLRTALAATVLCLLLGAPLAILLARGRWPGQSVLRALVLVPLVLPPVVGGLALLTTFGRRGLIGEHLVAAGITISYTTTAVVLAQTFVALPFLVLSLEGAVRGLDPRQEEAAATLGASPWRRLTRVTLPLVGPGLLSGSVLAFARALGEFGATLTFAGSAQGRTRTLPLEIYLQRETDQDAAIALSLVLVVLATVIVGAVYARTTKGAR; encoded by the coding sequence GTGAGGCCACCCGGCTGGCTGTGGGTGCCCGCGGCGGGAGCCGTCCTCGTCGTCGTCGTCCCGCTGCTCGGGCTGCTCACCTCCGTCGACGCCGGCCGGCTCTGGCCGCTGCTGACCTCCGACGCGTCGGTCGACGCCCTACTGCTCTCGCTGCGCACCGCCTTGGCCGCCACCGTCCTGTGCCTGCTCCTCGGGGCGCCGCTGGCGATCCTGCTCGCCCGGGGCCGCTGGCCCGGGCAGTCCGTGCTGCGGGCCCTCGTGCTCGTGCCGCTCGTCCTGCCCCCGGTCGTCGGCGGCCTCGCACTGCTGACGACCTTCGGCCGACGCGGGCTCATCGGCGAGCATCTCGTCGCCGCCGGCATCACGATCTCCTACACGACGACCGCGGTCGTCCTCGCGCAGACCTTCGTCGCCCTCCCCTTCCTCGTCCTCTCGCTCGAAGGTGCCGTCCGCGGCCTCGACCCCCGGCAGGAGGAGGCGGCCGCGACCCTCGGGGCGAGCCCGTGGCGGCGCCTGACCCGGGTCACCCTGCCGCTCGTCGGGCCCGGCCTGCTGTCGGGGTCCGTCCTCGCCTTCGCCCGCGCCCTCGGCGAGTTCGGCGCGACGCTGACCTTCGCCGGGTCGGCCCAGGGCCGCACCCGCACCCTGCCGCTCGAGATCTACCTGCAGCGCGAGACCGACCAGGACGCCGCGATCGCGCTGTCGCTCGTCCTCGTCGTGCTCGCCACGGTCATCGTCGGCGCGGTCTACGCCCGGACGACGAAGGGGGCGCGATGA
- the modA gene encoding molybdate ABC transporter substrate-binding protein, whose protein sequence is MIRRLAASSSVAVLALALAACGSDASDASDDGETTLHVAAAASLTDAFEEIATDFEATHEGVTVDLQFAGSSDLATQIEGGAQLDVFASADQANMDKVEDAVDDPQVFATNVLTIVTEPGNPQKITGLEDLADPDLAVVVCAEQVPCGAATKTLTEQEDVTLDPASEESKVTDVLTKVSTGEADAGLVYVTDATGAGDDVEAVRTEGADKVVNRYPIGALTDAASPDVAADFVDHLLGPQGQKVLQDKGFGAP, encoded by the coding sequence GTGATCCGCCGCCTCGCCGCCTCCTCGTCCGTCGCCGTGCTCGCCCTGGCCCTCGCCGCCTGCGGCTCCGACGCCTCCGACGCGTCGGACGACGGCGAGACGACCCTGCACGTCGCCGCTGCCGCCTCGCTGACCGATGCCTTCGAGGAGATCGCCACGGACTTCGAGGCGACCCACGAGGGGGTCACCGTGGACCTCCAGTTCGCCGGCTCCTCCGACCTCGCGACGCAGATCGAGGGCGGCGCGCAGCTCGACGTCTTCGCCTCGGCCGACCAGGCCAACATGGACAAGGTCGAGGACGCCGTCGACGACCCGCAGGTCTTCGCGACCAATGTGCTGACCATCGTCACCGAGCCGGGCAACCCGCAGAAGATCACCGGCCTGGAGGACCTCGCCGACCCGGACCTCGCGGTCGTCGTCTGCGCCGAGCAGGTGCCCTGCGGTGCCGCGACGAAGACACTCACCGAGCAGGAGGACGTCACCCTCGACCCGGCGAGCGAGGAGTCGAAGGTCACCGACGTGCTCACCAAGGTGAGCACCGGCGAGGCCGACGCCGGGCTCGTCTACGTCACCGACGCCACCGGCGCGGGCGACGACGTCGAGGCGGTGCGGACCGAAGGCGCGGACAAGGTCGTCAACCGCTACCCGATCGGCGCGCTCACGGACGCGGCCTCCCCCGACGTCGCCGCCGACTTCGTCGACCACCTCCTCGGCCCGCAGGGGCAGAAGGTCCTGCAGGACAAGGGCTTCGGCGCCCCGTGA
- a CDS encoding molybdopterin-binding protein — protein MTQMRVSEAAELLAVSSDTVRRWIDGGRLAATKGDGVTLVDGTDLARLAQEIAQPPAIGTVRDESARNRMRGIVTEVLRDGVMAQVSLQAGPFRIVSLMSREAADELGLEPGVVAVASIKSTNVVIATPGTPS, from the coding sequence ATGACGCAGATGCGGGTGTCCGAGGCGGCCGAGCTGCTCGCCGTCTCCTCCGACACGGTCCGGCGCTGGATCGACGGTGGGCGCCTCGCGGCGACAAAGGGGGACGGCGTCACCCTCGTCGACGGGACCGACCTGGCCCGCCTCGCCCAGGAGATCGCGCAACCACCGGCCATCGGCACGGTGCGTGACGAGTCCGCGCGCAACCGCATGCGCGGCATCGTCACCGAGGTCCTGCGCGACGGCGTCATGGCGCAGGTGAGCCTGCAGGCCGGGCCCTTCCGCATCGTCTCGCTCATGTCGCGCGAGGCCGCCGACGAGCTGGGCCTCGAGCCGGGCGTCGTCGCGGTCGCCTCGATCAAGTCGACCAATGTCGTCATCGCCACCCCCGGGACCCCCTCGTGA
- a CDS encoding SGNH/GDSL hydrolase family protein, whose protein sequence is MTDPTTPAEHPWRRYVAIGDSFTEGMVDVDPRHEGRFLGWADRLAAELAGRTGGEELHYANLAIRGRKLDDVVGRQLEQALTMAPDLVSIVGGGNDILRPRVDLDDIAGRLESAVERIRATGADVLLATPTDPRGAGLFSALRTRHAVHTANLYTIASRHGAHVLGLWGMQSMRDARMWGEDRIHPSTEGHKRLTQAALAALGLGAREGWDERLPAAPPVPAAQRRAEQARWAVGYAGPWVQRRLTGRSSGDSVTAKIGEPTPFGPQDLPTD, encoded by the coding sequence GTGACCGACCCGACCACCCCCGCCGAGCACCCCTGGCGCCGCTACGTCGCGATCGGCGACTCCTTCACCGAGGGCATGGTCGACGTCGACCCCCGGCACGAGGGCCGCTTCCTCGGCTGGGCCGACCGGCTCGCGGCCGAGCTCGCCGGCCGCACCGGCGGCGAGGAGCTGCACTACGCCAACCTCGCGATCCGCGGGCGCAAGCTCGACGACGTCGTCGGCCGCCAGCTCGAGCAGGCGCTGACGATGGCCCCCGACCTCGTGTCGATCGTCGGCGGCGGCAACGACATCCTGCGGCCGCGGGTCGACCTCGACGACATCGCCGGGCGGCTCGAGTCGGCCGTCGAGCGGATCCGCGCCACCGGCGCCGACGTGCTGCTCGCGACGCCGACCGACCCGCGGGGCGCCGGCCTCTTCTCCGCGCTGCGCACCCGGCACGCGGTGCACACGGCCAACCTCTACACGATCGCCTCGCGGCACGGCGCGCACGTCCTCGGCCTGTGGGGCATGCAGTCGATGCGCGATGCGCGCATGTGGGGCGAGGACCGCATCCACCCGAGCACCGAGGGGCACAAGCGGCTCACCCAGGCAGCCCTCGCGGCGCTCGGCCTCGGCGCCCGGGAGGGCTGGGACGAGCGGCTGCCCGCGGCGCCCCCGGTCCCGGCCGCGCAGCGGCGTGCCGAGCAGGCCAGGTGGGCGGTCGGCTACGCCGGCCCGTGGGTGCAGCGCCGTCTGACCGGCCGCTCCTCCGGCGACTCGGTGACGGCGAAGATCGGCGAGCCGACCCCCTTCGGCCCGCAGGACCTGCCCACCGACTGA
- a CDS encoding uracil-DNA glycosylase, whose protein sequence is MPTRPLTELVHPSWAQALEPVAPTIAAMGDYLREEVAQGHGYLPAGEHVLRAFTIPLEEVRVLVVGQDPYPTPGHAIGLSFAVAPDVRPLPRSLTNIHRELVDDLGLPQPSNGDLSPWARQGVMLLNRCLTVRPGAPASHQGRGWEAVTDRAIEVLAARGGPLVAILWGRQARNLAPALGEVPRIESAHPSPLSARNGFFGSRPFSRTNELLTRQGADPIDWSLP, encoded by the coding sequence GTGCCCACGCGACCGCTGACCGAGCTCGTCCACCCCTCGTGGGCACAGGCCCTCGAGCCGGTGGCTCCGACGATCGCCGCGATGGGCGACTACCTGCGCGAGGAGGTCGCGCAGGGCCACGGCTACCTGCCCGCGGGCGAGCACGTGCTGCGCGCCTTCACCATCCCGCTCGAGGAGGTGCGCGTCCTCGTCGTCGGCCAGGACCCCTACCCGACGCCCGGGCACGCGATCGGGCTCTCCTTCGCCGTCGCGCCCGACGTGCGGCCGCTGCCGCGCTCGCTGACCAACATCCACCGTGAGCTCGTCGACGACCTCGGCCTGCCCCAGCCGAGCAATGGCGACCTGAGCCCGTGGGCCCGACAGGGCGTCATGCTGCTCAACCGCTGCCTCACCGTCCGGCCCGGAGCGCCGGCGAGCCACCAAGGCCGCGGCTGGGAGGCCGTCACCGACCGCGCCATCGAGGTCCTCGCCGCCCGCGGCGGTCCGCTCGTCGCGATCCTCTGGGGCCGTCAGGCCCGCAACCTCGCCCCCGCGCTCGGCGAGGTGCCGCGCATCGAGAGCGCCCATCCCTCTCCCCTGTCCGCCCGCAACGGGTTCTTCGGCTCCCGGCCCTTCAGCCGGACCAACGAGCTGCTCACCCGCCAGGGCGCCGATCCGATCGACTGGAGCCTGCCGTGA
- a CDS encoding three-helix bundle dimerization domain-containing protein, protein MVHPAHQEAHMFTINVDHAVAHIATDLCVRYPQVACERIEAMVASARERIEPTNAHPEFLAPLIEHAVRIELHDLAGAPLPPTTATC, encoded by the coding sequence ATGGTTCACCCGGCCCACCAGGAGGCCCACATGTTCACGATCAACGTCGATCACGCCGTCGCCCACATCGCGACGGACCTGTGCGTGCGCTACCCCCAGGTGGCCTGCGAGCGCATCGAGGCCATGGTCGCCTCGGCACGAGAGCGCATCGAGCCGACCAACGCGCACCCCGAGTTCCTTGCGCCGCTCATCGAGCACGCCGTGCGCATCGAGCTGCACGACCTCGCCGGCGCGCCCCTGCCGCCGACGACCGCCACCTGCTGA
- a CDS encoding aminotransferase class V-fold PLP-dependent enzyme, whose translation MSLAELAQTVLDYSRERLELDPVPLDRTLTPAELQEQAGQTITREGIGGQQAMDLFTEVLAPACLSVDHPRYLSFIPCAPTEAAAMFDLVVGASSIYAGSWLEGSGAVYAENQALRWIADLVGLPESAGGVFVPGGTIGNLSALVAARTEARRTAAPGQRPFRVATTHGAHSSIQSACDVMDAELSTVEPDERGRLTGERLREVLLANGPETYFAVVATAGTTNFGIVDDLESVAQVCRELGIWLHVDGAYGGAGLAAPSVRHLYAGIEHCDSFIVDPHKWLFAPFDCCALIYRNPAAARNAHTQHAGYLDVLTEATDWNPTDYSVGLTRRARGLPFWFSLATHGTQAYSDSVEQTLSVAAFAEAEIARRDDLELVGERFLSVVVFRRRGWTTADYQAWSDRMLDEEFAFVVPTNHDGETLARFAVVNPQTTAEDIVAILDSMA comes from the coding sequence ATGTCCCTCGCCGAGCTGGCGCAGACGGTCCTCGACTACTCGCGCGAGCGGCTCGAGCTCGACCCGGTGCCGCTCGACCGCACCCTGACGCCGGCCGAGCTGCAGGAGCAGGCGGGGCAGACGATCACCCGTGAGGGCATCGGCGGCCAGCAGGCGATGGACCTCTTCACCGAGGTGCTCGCGCCGGCCTGCCTGTCGGTCGACCATCCGCGCTATCTGTCCTTCATCCCGTGCGCCCCCACCGAGGCGGCCGCGATGTTCGACCTCGTCGTCGGCGCCAGCTCGATCTACGCCGGCTCGTGGCTCGAGGGCTCGGGTGCGGTCTATGCCGAGAACCAGGCGCTGCGCTGGATCGCCGACCTCGTTGGTCTCCCCGAGTCGGCCGGCGGGGTCTTCGTGCCCGGCGGCACGATCGGCAACCTCTCGGCCCTCGTCGCCGCCCGGACCGAGGCGCGCCGCACGGCCGCGCCGGGGCAGCGGCCCTTCCGCGTGGCGACGACCCACGGTGCGCACTCCTCGATCCAGTCGGCCTGCGACGTGATGGACGCCGAGCTGAGCACCGTGGAGCCCGACGAGCGCGGCCGGCTCACCGGTGAGCGACTGCGCGAGGTGCTTCTGGCCAACGGCCCCGAGACCTACTTCGCCGTCGTCGCGACCGCCGGCACGACGAACTTCGGCATCGTCGACGACCTCGAGTCGGTGGCGCAGGTCTGCCGCGAGCTCGGCATCTGGCTGCACGTCGACGGTGCCTACGGCGGCGCCGGTCTCGCGGCGCCCTCGGTGCGCCACCTCTACGCGGGCATCGAGCACTGCGACAGCTTCATCGTCGACCCGCACAAGTGGCTGTTCGCCCCCTTCGACTGCTGCGCGCTCATCTACCGCAACCCCGCGGCGGCCCGCAATGCCCACACCCAGCACGCCGGTTATCTCGACGTGCTCACCGAGGCCACCGACTGGAACCCCACCGACTACTCCGTCGGCCTGACCCGCCGGGCCCGGGGGCTGCCCTTCTGGTTCTCCCTCGCCACCCACGGGACGCAGGCCTACAGCGACTCGGTGGAGCAGACGCTGTCGGTCGCCGCCTTCGCCGAGGCCGAGATCGCCCGCCGCGACGACCTCGAGCTCGTCGGTGAGCGATTCCTGTCCGTCGTCGTCTTCCGGCGTCGCGGCTGGACGACCGCCGACTACCAGGCGTGGTCCGACCGCATGCTCGACGAGGAGTTCGCCTTCGTCGTGCCGACCAACCACGACGGCGAGACCCTCGCACGATTTGCCGTCGTCAACCCGCAGACGACGGCGGAGGACATCGTCGCGATCCTCGACTCCATGGCGTGA
- a CDS encoding DUF3263 domain-containing protein — MRRVNLADQAAAPTPSVPLSDRDREILAFERQWWKYAGSKEQAIKELFDMSSTRYYQVLNALINNPAALSEDPMLIKRLRRLRDQRQRTRSARRLGFEV, encoded by the coding sequence GTGCGACGCGTGAACCTCGCAGACCAGGCCGCCGCGCCGACCCCCTCGGTCCCGCTCTCGGACCGCGACCGCGAGATCCTCGCCTTCGAGCGCCAGTGGTGGAAGTACGCCGGCTCCAAGGAGCAGGCGATCAAGGAGCTCTTCGACATGAGCTCCACGCGCTACTACCAGGTGCTCAACGCGCTCATCAACAACCCCGCGGCGCTCTCCGAGGACCCGATGCTCATCAAGCGGCTGCGCCGACTGCGCGACCAGCGCCAGCGCACCCGCAGCGCCCGCCGCCTCGGCTTCGAGGTCTGA